The following proteins are co-located in the Palaemon carinicauda isolate YSFRI2023 chromosome 30, ASM3689809v2, whole genome shotgun sequence genome:
- the LOC137623073 gene encoding uncharacterized protein, which produces MDVLIYALLILVVPGEAVVPVSEGSLTSLTEEGKLQYDIIAREARMPRYGDCYQNTLKQLHEGCSHLTDEIQSRLSLAFTNCYLIRFGWPVYPCAEKERMAECMKDMDARSASVYSSMLTNTMAMCQFLQAQVWHKATSEAVQSLTSTSEAVSHQLSQAVHSAAALKDQLDSQLVESRESLRSAFTEMRESTTEQRNLIMDIFNKVAQLQALVMGEFTWFYSVVFYVSCVFVILVATCTPRTISARLPLLGVLAISLVTERILTSFLLADHYSDTLQDDVYCGVWMIRQVFVVVCCFLLARATLVYRDPAMITAARLEELASATSELKQLMHSAPVKGPEMSVSTIASFNKIFDDSVSSDDTYEPTDESSKDDSFSFLNLTSDKVLGRYDFRERPSSPVVYNPVVTLESPEAFERAVKKMELFARCRSRSLQRQLYLQSNLPQETEDGISL; this is translated from the exons ATGGATGTTTTGATTTATGCCTTGCTTATATTGGTCGTACCGGGTGAAGCAGTAGTCCCTGTAAGCGAGGGTAGCCTCACATCACTCACCGAAGAAGGGAAATTGCAGTACGACATAATTGCACGGGAGGCAAGAATGCCAAG ATATGGTGACTGTTACCAAAACACACTGAAGCAGCTTCATGAGGGATGTTCCCACCTGACAGATGAG ATACAAAGCCGTCTTTCGCTTGCTTTCACAAATTGTTACCTAATACGCTTTGGCTGGCCAGTATacccttgtgctgaaaaagaaaGAATGGCAGAGTGTATGAAGGATATGGATGCTCGTTCAGCTTCAGTGTATTCTTCAATGCTCACAAATACCATGGCCATGTGTCAGTTTTTACAAGCACAGGTATGGCATAAGGCCACTTCAGAGGCAGTTCAAAG TTTAACATCTACTTCAGAAGCCGTTAGTCACCAGCTTTCGCAGGCCGTTCATTCAGCAGCTGCCCTGAAGGATCAATTGGATTCTCAACTGGTGGAGTCTCGTGAATCTTTGAGAAGTGCATTTACAGAGATgag GGAATCTACGACAGAACAACGAAATCTGATCATGGATATATTTAACAAAGTGGCTCAACTACAAGCATTAGTAATGGGAGAGTTTACTTGGTTTTATTCT GTTGTCTTTTATGTGAGTTGTGTTTTTGTGATCCTAGTAGCAACATGTACTCCTCGTACAATATCGGCACGTTTACCTCTGCTGGGAGTGTTGGCCATATCACTTGTCACAGAACGAATTTTAACTTCATTCCTGCTTGCAGATCATTACAGTGATACACTACAG GACGATGTTTACTGTGGTGTATGGATGATTAGACAAGTTTTCGTGGTAGTCTGTTGTTTTCTTCTTGCCAGAGCTACCTTGGTATATAG GGACCCTGCTATGATAACTGCTGCCCGTTTGGAAGAGCTCGCATCTGCTACTTCAGAACTAAAACAGCTCATGCACTCTGCTCCAG TGAAAGGGCCAGAGATGTCAGTTTCTACCATTGCTTCCTTTAACAAGATATTTGATGATAGTGTTTCTTCAGATGACACCTATGAACCTACTGATGAATCTAGCAAGGACGACTCCTTTTCTTTTCTGAACTTG ACATCAGACAAGGTTCTAGGAAGATATGATTTCAGAGAAAGACCTTCAAGCCCAGTTGTATATAATCCAGTGGTGACCTTGGAAAGTCCTGAAGCTTTTGAGAGGGCAgtaaagaaaatggaattattTGCCAGATGTAGGTCCCGCTCTCTCCAGCGTCAATTATACCTTCAATCCAATTTGCCACAGGAAACTGAAGATGGTATATCCCtttag